In Candidatus Melainabacteria bacterium, a single window of DNA contains:
- a CDS encoding nucleoside kinase: MGVKNILIEGVSGTGKTSVCTELQRRGYQAIHGDRELAYQGNPETGIPTTGRTHEHHIWNVDKVKELIANQDHPITFFCGGSRNFSKFISLFDRVFILEIDLQTLHQRLDERPADEWGTKPQERELITRLHQTREDIPKTGIIIDATAPLSEVVDRILQLSEVMDERLS; encoded by the coding sequence ATGGGCGTGAAAAATATACTGATTGAAGGAGTATCCGGAACCGGCAAAACTTCCGTTTGTACAGAACTCCAGCGCCGCGGCTATCAGGCCATTCATGGCGACCGAGAATTAGCCTATCAGGGTAATCCCGAAACTGGCATTCCGACTACTGGACGCACCCACGAACACCACATTTGGAATGTTGATAAAGTAAAAGAGCTGATCGCAAACCAAGATCACCCGATTACATTCTTCTGCGGCGGTTCAAGGAATTTCTCAAAATTCATCAGTTTGTTTGACAGAGTCTTTATCCTTGAAATCGACCTGCAAACTCTGCATCAGCGGCTTGATGAGCGACCTGCCGATGAGTGGGGCACAAAACCACAGGAGCGCGAATTGATAACGCGCTTACATCAAACTAGAGAAGACATCCCGAAAACTGGCATCATTATTGATGCGACTGCGCCGCTCTCGGAGGTGGTCGACCGAATCCTGCAGTTGAGCGAAGTGATGGACGAGCGACTCAGCTAA
- a CDS encoding serine/threonine protein kinase, producing MPIYYQERSESDTTGNQELFAPGSIVDGRYKILSLIGQGGMGTVYLCEHIYLGTRLALKVLDAENISSTGIRRFQQEAKLIVSIEHENIVTVHDFGVIADRYPFFTMDYLEGESLAAVLAKKGTFTTTEALPIVKGICAGLSHAHAHGVVHRDIKPSNIMIIDDTDNSDNKRVCLVDFGIAKLSTTNHTEEQSLTRTGEVFGSPLYMSPEQCAGEPVDERADIYSLGCVLFEMLSGTPPFLGATAFTTMVQHYTREKPPTLKEATLGQEFPQEIENIVAKMLSKEVNHRYQNLTSVIQDLGDMEHGRQPRHVGTTFRERNQKSSQDKVPIVFGALTAVVLVAAILLFWQTNQPPGAQSVEPPETANRSATSTLTPTSTSTYSATALATSSATSISTATSTSTSKSTSNPASTATSASIQTSILKPLTAPYDGSKLPSIDAILIPEHPEMLSRIAQPISSADLDKLLSHPDPDSRLDLRMRILTSDDLIKIGKTAWVEHFSAKGAKISNQALSNLTRLKLWNLNLNSSNFNDRGARAISKFNKLRILNLGNTEVSDDGIKEISGMKILEKLELDGTEITVDSLNSLRHCRSLNWLSLRSIKSLNDGDVKPLQSSKLQFLNIEDTAIGDKSVESITAMQELRTICIGESKISIRGTEALLNMKSLKNIHYTVNENINAENWKQLQAKYPKINFRRGMHQGDSYN from the coding sequence ATGCCGATTTACTACCAGGAACGCAGCGAGTCAGACACAACAGGCAATCAGGAGTTATTTGCTCCTGGCTCGATAGTGGACGGTCGGTACAAGATTCTGTCGCTGATCGGGCAGGGGGGAATGGGGACTGTATACCTGTGCGAGCATATTTACCTCGGTACACGCCTGGCGCTGAAAGTACTGGATGCAGAGAACATCTCGAGTACAGGTATCCGCCGTTTCCAACAAGAGGCGAAGCTCATCGTCTCGATTGAGCACGAAAACATCGTCACAGTGCACGATTTTGGAGTAATCGCAGACCGCTATCCATTTTTCACAATGGACTACCTCGAAGGAGAGTCACTCGCTGCAGTGCTAGCGAAGAAAGGCACATTCACAACCACTGAAGCATTGCCGATCGTCAAAGGGATTTGCGCAGGTCTGTCGCATGCCCATGCCCATGGCGTCGTGCATCGAGATATCAAACCAAGCAACATAATGATCATCGACGACACAGACAATAGCGATAACAAGCGCGTCTGCCTGGTTGATTTCGGAATCGCAAAGCTTTCGACCACGAACCATACAGAAGAGCAATCGCTTACTAGAACAGGTGAGGTATTTGGCAGTCCACTCTACATGAGCCCGGAACAGTGCGCAGGAGAACCAGTTGACGAGCGCGCCGACATTTACTCGCTGGGCTGCGTCTTATTTGAAATGCTTAGCGGCACACCACCGTTTCTTGGTGCCACTGCATTCACCACCATGGTTCAGCACTATACTCGTGAAAAGCCCCCGACACTAAAGGAAGCAACGCTCGGGCAAGAATTTCCCCAGGAAATTGAAAACATCGTCGCCAAAATGCTGAGCAAAGAGGTAAACCATCGCTATCAGAACCTCACTTCCGTCATCCAGGATCTCGGCGATATGGAGCATGGCAGGCAGCCACGGCACGTAGGAACAACTTTTCGCGAAAGAAATCAAAAGTCTTCTCAAGACAAAGTTCCCATCGTCTTTGGCGCTCTTACTGCTGTTGTTTTAGTCGCGGCAATCCTTTTGTTCTGGCAAACGAATCAGCCCCCAGGCGCTCAGTCTGTCGAGCCACCTGAAACTGCGAATCGCTCGGCGACATCGACCCTAACACCGACTTCGACCTCCACTTACTCGGCGACAGCCTTAGCGACTTCCTCAGCTACATCCATATCCACAGCCACATCCACGTCAACATCCAAGTCAACATCGAATCCCGCATCCACAGCAACATCTGCATCAATACAGACCTCGATACTGAAACCGCTAACTGCTCCTTACGACGGCAGCAAGTTGCCCTCGATCGATGCCATACTTATTCCCGAGCATCCAGAAATGCTCAGCCGCATTGCACAGCCAATCTCCTCGGCTGATTTAGACAAGCTACTTTCGCATCCTGATCCAGATTCCAGACTAGATTTAAGAATGCGAATCCTGACCAGCGACGACTTGATAAAGATTGGCAAAACTGCCTGGGTGGAACATTTCTCGGCGAAAGGAGCCAAGATCAGCAATCAAGCGCTGTCAAATCTGACAAGACTAAAACTCTGGAACCTCAATCTAAACAGCAGTAATTTCAACGACCGGGGCGCGAGGGCCATATCTAAATTCAACAAGCTAAGAATATTGAACCTGGGAAATACAGAAGTTTCCGATGACGGCATCAAAGAAATTTCCGGCATGAAAATCCTTGAAAAACTCGAACTGGACGGAACCGAAATTACAGTCGACAGCTTGAATTCATTGAGACACTGTAGATCCTTGAATTGGCTCAGTCTGCGAAGCATCAAAAGTCTCAACGACGGAGATGTGAAGCCTCTTCAATCCTCGAAACTTCAATTCCTCAACATCGAAGACACTGCCATAGGCGATAAATCCGTCGAATCAATTACAGCCATGCAAGAATTGCGGACCATCTGCATCGGAGAATCCAAGATCTCAATCAGGGGTACAGAAGCACTTCTCAACATGAAAAGTTTGAAGAACATACACTACACGGTCAATGAAAACATCAATGCCGAGAATTGGAAACAATTACAGGCGAAATATCCAAAGATAAACTTTCGGCGCGGAATGCATCAGGGAGATTCGTACAACTAG
- a CDS encoding CHAT domain-containing protein — MERNHQNSLSPVLAIVFAATIVLGTITPLCAQNEPQLWWQHTCTLADQDSEHGNYDAAIKKLEPLVSKLGETDRDNIEIVYPLVNLANLYAWTNRRDDAEKAGKRAIEIAEVNPPHTANLSKAGYNQAQILAGCKKMYRFALEGLANSYLNEEHYIEAEKVLNKSLTKLGTSDDSVVSQALLADVLKQKQEYKKAAESYKKVIAIRERLKDPEELAKSYESLGNCYYLQDNLPAAETVLLKALDIMAKATLSARPVNSDFHYQLGNVYYYQKRYPDAEKEYRAAVAILTADPEASDERKAERLRDLGSVLVVLGKLDEAEQCYNTALKDNKFQITKDIFLDNLLLLQNKTCFATYKKYFKATDIHLCIAENQKKIEPNSIAYAKFLEDICVSFQAFPVRNEPVIPMLKQAIAIRTKLAGPVSPEIAHDQYLMAFRLASLGGEFAQPALDSYKTWKELNKVGSTKLKTWQFAMTRLAYLLGAAGKDHRTEALEIADIAYDTESKGGAELYDLATLFELFGKFGKARVIYDESFEFAKSQHNVLNMATAALSRASLSFRERDMTSAWSEAKQAESLFIEAQGPEYYKNSPFNLSCIQLLTDLCVERGELSAAESYARQLTSPLKWRPSAAQIQRDYLELAKILLLETKTAEATKIIETAVTTLSNSTYRNYLGEIELARAHDMLGDIAIASKKYSDADMHFRRAYNLYRDDDTATSGILGMVNDLNQLAKCSAASGGQSAQAVQLACLKLDKYLKSVFPQISFAQQCAFVTCIGDQIDPLLTYASNNDSASKTFQYLMQWQGLLVDSVRRSSGDSAGDAATLNQLRKIRNQLSKSSTQSADASAVAALTLEKEALERKLALRRKADDKADTVLQQTSKDFINMLTDDEAFVDIVHYHRFDDGSPAYAAFVVTKSSGVKVVSLSNAALIDDAINKWVQSMAAPGGSVRDLKFDTAATANTPTGSPAVLCTAVSDKLWTPLKAAIPANVRKVWLCPDSKLSTLPWSVLLENAHADNLLLTQVDSPRAFISLKESLTRVAQNTQNNVLLVGGIDFANKALFLPGTKQEVSEIEGLVKNQGYQLTELTGGAATKAALLENLGKSSFAHIATHGFFNQTTTTLASASSGVSTAGSASAGSAAAAVGSAAAGSASAAGIGTGTGTPGSSQKRVSREIASASSGEVSNNSFLMERDPLLSSGLLVAPASDGTSSSTNNDADDHLTAEELVGQDLSGCRTVVLSACNTGRGKGYDGQGVMGLRAALIGAGVKGVVMSLWPVDDDATRELMKQFYLNLWSKTNPMPPAMALRTAQQAVRNNPSGQWKHPFYWAGWIYDGLGW, encoded by the coding sequence ATGGAAAGAAACCACCAAAACTCACTTAGTCCAGTATTAGCGATCGTATTTGCCGCGACGATCGTTCTAGGCACAATCACGCCACTATGCGCGCAGAATGAGCCCCAATTGTGGTGGCAACACACATGCACACTTGCTGACCAGGACAGCGAGCACGGAAACTACGATGCCGCGATAAAGAAACTGGAACCTCTGGTGAGCAAACTTGGCGAAACGGATCGAGATAACATCGAAATCGTTTATCCACTTGTGAATCTGGCGAATTTGTATGCATGGACCAACCGCCGCGATGACGCAGAAAAGGCAGGCAAGCGCGCCATCGAGATTGCGGAAGTCAATCCGCCGCACACTGCGAATTTGAGCAAGGCAGGCTACAACCAGGCTCAGATTTTGGCAGGGTGCAAGAAGATGTACCGTTTTGCTTTGGAAGGTCTGGCGAATTCGTACCTGAACGAAGAACACTACATCGAAGCCGAAAAGGTCCTCAACAAGTCGCTCACAAAACTCGGCACAAGTGATGATTCGGTCGTTTCTCAGGCACTTCTTGCAGATGTACTGAAACAAAAACAAGAGTATAAAAAGGCCGCTGAATCATACAAGAAAGTAATTGCAATTAGAGAGAGACTCAAAGATCCGGAAGAATTAGCCAAATCGTACGAATCGCTAGGAAACTGTTATTACCTGCAAGATAATCTACCGGCCGCCGAAACCGTTCTCCTGAAAGCCTTAGACATAATGGCAAAAGCCACATTATCGGCGCGGCCGGTCAACTCAGATTTCCACTATCAACTTGGAAATGTTTACTACTACCAGAAGCGCTATCCTGATGCAGAAAAGGAGTATCGCGCTGCGGTTGCAATTCTAACAGCCGACCCTGAAGCCAGTGATGAGCGAAAAGCAGAGCGCCTGCGAGACCTCGGAAGCGTGCTTGTGGTGCTGGGAAAACTGGATGAAGCGGAACAGTGCTACAACACCGCGCTCAAAGACAACAAGTTCCAAATCACCAAAGACATTTTTCTAGATAATCTGCTGCTGCTCCAGAATAAAACCTGCTTTGCCACTTACAAAAAATATTTCAAGGCTACCGATATTCATTTGTGCATAGCCGAAAATCAGAAGAAGATCGAGCCGAATTCTATTGCCTACGCAAAATTTCTGGAAGACATTTGTGTGTCGTTCCAGGCTTTTCCAGTGCGGAATGAGCCCGTAATTCCAATGCTCAAGCAAGCTATAGCGATAAGAACGAAACTCGCGGGACCAGTTTCTCCAGAAATTGCTCATGACCAATATTTGATGGCCTTCCGCCTGGCATCGCTTGGTGGAGAATTTGCCCAACCGGCGTTGGACTCCTACAAAACCTGGAAGGAGTTGAACAAAGTCGGAAGCACGAAACTCAAGACATGGCAGTTTGCAATGACGAGGCTGGCATATCTGCTCGGCGCGGCGGGCAAAGACCATCGAACCGAAGCACTAGAAATAGCTGATATCGCATATGATACCGAATCGAAAGGAGGCGCGGAGTTGTATGACCTCGCGACTTTGTTCGAATTATTTGGCAAATTCGGTAAAGCCCGGGTCATTTATGACGAATCATTCGAGTTTGCAAAATCACAACACAATGTGCTGAACATGGCAACGGCAGCGCTTTCACGTGCTTCGCTTAGTTTCAGAGAACGTGATATGACCAGTGCCTGGTCGGAAGCGAAACAAGCCGAATCACTATTCATCGAAGCTCAAGGTCCGGAGTACTACAAGAACTCGCCCTTCAATCTTAGCTGTATTCAACTGCTTACAGATTTATGCGTGGAGCGGGGCGAACTTTCTGCGGCAGAATCGTATGCACGCCAACTTACGTCACCACTGAAATGGCGTCCCTCGGCTGCTCAGATACAGCGCGACTATCTCGAACTCGCCAAAATTCTCCTGCTAGAAACGAAAACGGCGGAAGCAACAAAAATCATTGAGACTGCTGTCACAACGCTATCAAACAGCACGTATAGAAATTATCTAGGCGAAATCGAATTAGCACGCGCACACGATATGCTCGGAGATATCGCGATCGCGTCGAAGAAATATTCTGATGCCGACATGCACTTTCGCAGAGCATACAACTTGTATCGCGATGATGATACCGCCACCTCTGGCATCTTAGGAATGGTCAATGATCTCAACCAGCTAGCGAAGTGCTCAGCTGCTTCCGGCGGACAGTCAGCACAAGCTGTACAACTTGCTTGTCTAAAACTGGATAAATATCTGAAATCAGTTTTTCCACAAATTTCATTTGCGCAGCAATGCGCATTCGTAACCTGCATCGGCGATCAAATTGATCCGTTGTTAACATACGCATCGAACAATGATTCAGCATCTAAAACATTTCAATACCTGATGCAGTGGCAAGGTTTATTGGTCGACTCTGTGCGACGCTCAAGCGGCGATTCAGCCGGTGACGCTGCCACACTCAACCAGCTAAGAAAGATCAGAAACCAACTTTCAAAATCATCTACTCAATCGGCAGATGCTTCAGCGGTTGCAGCTTTGACCTTGGAAAAGGAAGCACTAGAACGAAAGCTGGCGCTTCGAAGAAAAGCCGATGACAAAGCCGACACAGTGCTCCAACAAACCAGCAAAGACTTCATCAATATGTTGACGGACGACGAAGCCTTTGTAGATATAGTTCACTATCATAGATTCGACGATGGCAGTCCTGCTTACGCCGCATTCGTTGTCACCAAATCCAGTGGTGTCAAAGTCGTAAGTCTCTCAAACGCAGCACTCATTGACGACGCTATAAACAAATGGGTGCAGTCCATGGCAGCTCCAGGCGGTTCCGTACGCGATTTAAAATTCGACACCGCCGCTACCGCGAACACACCAACGGGGTCACCTGCTGTCCTTTGCACCGCAGTCAGCGATAAACTTTGGACGCCACTAAAAGCGGCGATTCCGGCTAACGTGAGGAAAGTGTGGTTATGTCCAGACTCGAAGTTATCAACTTTGCCATGGAGCGTATTGCTGGAAAACGCGCATGCAGACAATTTGCTGCTGACCCAGGTCGATAGTCCTCGGGCGTTCATTTCATTGAAAGAGAGCTTAACCAGAGTTGCGCAGAACACTCAAAATAATGTGCTTCTGGTGGGCGGGATCGATTTTGCAAACAAGGCGCTTTTCCTGCCCGGAACGAAGCAAGAAGTTTCAGAAATAGAAGGATTAGTCAAAAACCAGGGATATCAACTTACCGAATTGACAGGTGGCGCCGCAACCAAGGCGGCTCTGCTGGAGAACCTGGGGAAATCATCATTCGCTCATATTGCAACACACGGATTTTTTAATCAGACAACTACAACACTAGCCTCAGCTTCGTCTGGCGTCAGTACAGCGGGAAGTGCATCTGCAGGATCGGCGGCAGCAGCAGTGGGAAGTGCAGCGGCAGGATCGGCGTCAGCAGCAGGGATAGGAACAGGCACCGGCACACCTGGAAGCAGTCAAAAGCGGGTGTCCAGGGAGATAGCCAGCGCGAGTTCTGGAGAAGTAAGCAACAACTCGTTCTTGATGGAGAGGGATCCATTGCTGTCGTCTGGTCTGTTGGTGGCGCCCGCAAGTGACGGCACAAGCTCTTCCACCAATAATGACGCTGACGATCATCTCACAGCGGAAGAACTCGTCGGTCAAGATTTGAGTGGTTGTCGCACGGTCGTCCTCTCCGCTTGCAATACTGGAAGAGGTAAAGGTTATGACGGTCAGGGAGTAATGGGGCTGCGTGCAGCGTTAATCGGAGCTGGTGTAAAAGGCGTTGTGATGTCGCTTTGGCCAGTAGACGACGATGCAACGCGCGAACTCATGAAGCAGTTTTACCTCAACCTGTGGAGTAAAACCAATCCAATGCCACCGGCTATGGCGCTTAGAACTGCACAGCAAGCTGTTCGCAACAACCCAAGCGGGCAGTGGAAACATCCGTTCTACTGGGCTGGCTGGATTTACGATGGGCTCGGTTGGTAA
- a CDS encoding PAS domain S-box protein, protein MNLTAQVLLVICVLLACEVGLLGWLGSLLKNAEAQIDHEREVLRTIDHLERLSMLREKATSGLLLQQMFLKDDPNSRRFRETFGRYLEEIPAEMRTVVDLVQDDAEVSANAKNLQRLLLEGVQEMRLERDLYVTKQNDDFHVMKLNRMANSASQLTQVILDHYRNLEQDASRYEGESRANLQKALGTVLVFNIVLALCLASLFIRGIIRRLRIVTENSQKLALGVPLNAPMSGGDEIANLDHVFHQMAEALEESAHKERAIVENAVDIICSIDKRMRFAAVNPASQSVLGFSPDDLIGKNILTLVAPTHIDGTRERFESIMRDETKSEFETVLITKSGAQIDVACSARWSQQERAIFSVIRDISQAKEVARLKQEFAAMVSHDLRTPLSSVHGTLELLLADVYDSRDEKGKNRLRKALGSLDRLLGLVNDLLDLEKLDAGKMVMDIKPTSVPELIKKAIDAVAGFAESHNVQVSGEAAEIIVMADEDRVTQVMVNLLSNAIKFSPPGTSVKISAGLVSANGDDGAHSGDLKGAGVHGYCEIQISDRGRGIPADQLPFLFERFRQTEKGDGKRGVGTGLGLAICKAIVEGHEGTIGVSSELGKGTTVWLRLPIAT, encoded by the coding sequence ATGAATTTAACAGCGCAAGTGCTTTTGGTGATCTGTGTATTGCTCGCCTGTGAGGTGGGCTTGCTTGGCTGGCTCGGTTCGCTGTTAAAAAATGCCGAAGCGCAGATCGACCATGAGCGAGAGGTTCTGAGGACGATTGATCATCTGGAGCGGCTTTCTATGCTGCGAGAGAAAGCCACCAGCGGGCTTCTGCTGCAGCAGATGTTTTTGAAGGATGACCCGAATTCTCGTCGATTTAGAGAGACTTTTGGCCGGTATCTGGAAGAAATTCCTGCTGAGATGAGGACGGTCGTTGATCTCGTTCAGGACGATGCTGAAGTTTCTGCCAATGCGAAAAATCTCCAACGCTTACTGCTGGAGGGTGTTCAGGAGATGCGGCTTGAGCGCGATCTGTATGTAACCAAGCAGAATGATGATTTCCATGTAATGAAGCTGAATCGAATGGCTAATTCGGCAAGCCAATTAACTCAGGTTATTCTCGATCACTACAGAAATTTGGAGCAAGATGCTTCGCGCTACGAGGGAGAATCCAGAGCTAATCTTCAAAAAGCCCTCGGGACTGTTCTCGTATTCAACATCGTGCTCGCACTGTGCCTTGCATCTCTATTCATCAGGGGCATCATACGCCGACTGCGAATTGTGACTGAGAACAGTCAGAAATTAGCACTGGGTGTACCTCTGAATGCACCAATGAGTGGCGGTGACGAAATCGCAAACCTGGATCACGTCTTTCATCAAATGGCGGAGGCGCTGGAAGAATCCGCGCACAAGGAGCGAGCCATTGTAGAAAATGCCGTCGATATCATTTGCTCAATCGACAAACGAATGCGATTCGCGGCAGTGAATCCGGCTTCGCAATCTGTTCTTGGTTTTAGCCCTGATGATTTGATCGGAAAAAACATTTTGACTCTCGTCGCACCAACACATATCGACGGAACGCGTGAGCGTTTCGAGAGTATTATGCGTGATGAAACAAAATCGGAGTTCGAGACAGTTCTTATCACTAAGTCTGGCGCGCAAATCGACGTCGCTTGTTCGGCGCGCTGGTCGCAACAAGAGCGGGCGATCTTCTCTGTGATACGCGATATCAGTCAAGCGAAAGAGGTGGCGCGGCTCAAACAAGAATTTGCTGCTATGGTGAGTCATGATTTGCGCACGCCACTGTCGTCGGTGCATGGCACGCTTGAGCTTTTGCTCGCGGATGTCTACGACTCCAGGGACGAAAAGGGAAAAAATCGATTGCGCAAGGCGCTTGGAAGCCTAGATAGGCTGCTTGGTCTCGTCAATGATTTGCTGGACCTGGAAAAACTTGATGCCGGCAAAATGGTTATGGATATAAAACCGACTAGTGTTCCTGAATTGATAAAGAAGGCAATTGACGCGGTCGCTGGTTTCGCAGAAAGTCATAATGTGCAAGTCTCAGGCGAGGCTGCGGAAATCATTGTCATGGCCGACGAAGATAGAGTTACTCAGGTGATGGTCAATTTACTGTCCAACGCTATAAAGTTTTCGCCGCCAGGCACAAGTGTCAAAATAAGTGCCGGCCTCGTTTCTGCGAATGGTGATGACGGTGCTCATTCCGGAGATTTAAAAGGAGCTGGCGTTCACGGATATTGCGAGATTCAAATTTCTGATCGGGGCAGAGGTATTCCTGCCGATCAATTGCCGTTTCTTTTTGAACGATTTAGACAGACAGAGAAGGGTGACGGCAAACGTGGCGTTGGCACAGGGCTAGGATTGGCTATTTGCAAAGCAATAGTCGAGGGCCATGAAGGAACCATAGGTGTATCGAGCGAACTCGGTAAAGGCACCACCGTCTGGTTGCGCCTGCCGATAGCGACTTGA
- a CDS encoding tetratricopeptide repeat protein, giving the protein MILPRVCQTGIRWLAPMARRMSMLRKKVFLAALVLNAISAVSTSSTLSCLAESTRRYEDIAAKLPSLYMIDEQIKLSPKETTLYVQRAAVHQFRKDYPEAIADFTKAIEMKYKSPEDASDKGQMIYGMRAICYMQMKNFDAAIADSTRAIAIAPGDATAVTYRGVAYLEKKQYALAMNDYTRALQLDPKLPAAYEGIGETCYKTGQYARAIEYLTRALSADSKIPDAYYYRGAAYKAMGNKTEADKDFQRASALGFKPGQPSIYAVK; this is encoded by the coding sequence ATGATTCTACCTCGGGTATGTCAAACTGGGATACGATGGTTGGCGCCTATGGCAAGGAGAATGTCCATGCTACGCAAAAAGGTATTCTTAGCCGCTCTCGTGCTCAACGCAATAAGCGCCGTAAGCACCAGCAGCACCTTGAGTTGCCTGGCAGAGTCGACCAGGCGCTATGAAGACATCGCGGCAAAGCTGCCGTCTCTTTACATGATCGATGAGCAGATAAAGCTCAGCCCTAAAGAAACGACACTGTACGTGCAGCGCGCCGCAGTTCACCAATTCAGAAAGGATTACCCCGAAGCCATCGCCGATTTCACAAAAGCGATCGAAATGAAATACAAATCGCCGGAAGATGCGAGCGACAAAGGACAAATGATTTATGGAATGCGTGCAATTTGCTACATGCAAATGAAAAATTTCGATGCTGCTATCGCTGACTCGACCAGGGCGATAGCGATTGCACCTGGCGACGCTACAGCAGTAACATACAGGGGAGTCGCATACCTGGAGAAAAAACAGTACGCTTTAGCAATGAACGATTACACGAGAGCGTTGCAGCTCGATCCAAAACTGCCTGCTGCGTATGAGGGAATCGGCGAAACTTGCTACAAAACTGGGCAGTATGCCCGCGCGATCGAGTATTTGACGCGTGCACTTTCAGCGGACAGCAAAATACCCGATGCCTACTACTATCGCGGCGCCGCTTACAAAGCAATGGGCAATAAAACCGAGGCCGATAAAGATTTTCAACGTGCAAGCGCGCTTGGATTTAAGCCTGGGCAGCCATCAATCTATGCAGTGAAATGA
- a CDS encoding NAD(P)H-dependent oxidoreductase produces MTVTQKENFDLVNSLNWRYATKKFDSSRKLDAAVYKQLEDALRLSASSFGLQPWKFVVVTDPKIKAQMPAFSWGQTQPEECSHLVVICRIAELTEQYIDKYVSHIAGARGVPVESLESYAGMMKGFLQRPGDKTHWMEKQCYIALGTLLTAAAALGVDACPMEGFDAEAYDRILGLPEKGCHSVVVCPLGYRAADDKYAQLAKVRFDADDVVIRV; encoded by the coding sequence ATGACGGTTACGCAGAAAGAGAATTTTGACCTTGTAAATAGCTTAAATTGGCGCTACGCGACCAAGAAATTTGATTCCAGCCGAAAGCTTGATGCTGCTGTATACAAGCAATTGGAGGATGCTCTGCGGCTCAGTGCCTCTAGTTTTGGGTTGCAGCCATGGAAGTTTGTCGTGGTCACAGACCCGAAGATTAAAGCGCAAATGCCTGCATTTTCGTGGGGACAAACTCAACCGGAAGAGTGCTCTCATCTTGTAGTAATCTGCCGCATCGCCGAATTGACCGAACAGTACATAGATAAGTATGTAAGCCATATTGCAGGTGCGCGCGGTGTACCAGTGGAGTCGCTGGAATCTTACGCAGGAATGATGAAAGGATTTCTTCAGCGACCTGGCGATAAGACTCACTGGATGGAAAAGCAGTGCTATATCGCTCTCGGCACTCTGTTGACTGCAGCAGCGGCGTTAGGTGTTGATGCCTGTCCGATGGAAGGTTTTGACGCAGAGGCGTATGACCGTATTCTGGGCTTGCCGGAAAAAGGTTGCCATTCCGTTGTGGTTTGTCCGCTTGGGTATAGAGCGGCTGACGATAAATATGCGCAGCTTGCGAAGGTCCGATTCGATGCCGATGACGTTGTAATTCGCGTTTAG
- a CDS encoding ion transporter, with amino-acid sequence MSRSGLTIATTNRKPEVTTVSSNIAAPPAGWREALYKTIFESNTRMGRAFDLVLIAVILTSVVTVMLNSVHSLRVQYGDLFLTAEIAITAIFTVEYILRLICAPNRWAYATSFFGIVDLLSVLPTYIGLISADAHYLMIVRILRLMRIFRILKLARFLHEAETLKRALQLSLPKITVFAAAIVAIVVIVGALMYVVEGEEHGFSNIPISIYWAIVTLTTVGYGDMSPKTPLGQLLSCIVMMLGYAIIAVPTGIVSVQLHQSANPVSTCKNCGEKSHDRDSVFCRMCGFSLLAPVTVSAPSASQDVHTASNTQRGITDATEQRPQVPDKLELETELSLFTRRFTDKS; translated from the coding sequence ATGTCACGAAGCGGCCTTACAATAGCCACCACAAATCGGAAACCTGAAGTAACCACCGTGTCATCAAACATTGCTGCGCCCCCGGCTGGCTGGCGCGAAGCGCTCTACAAAACAATCTTCGAATCAAACACACGCATGGGTCGAGCATTCGACCTGGTGTTGATCGCGGTAATTCTGACCAGCGTTGTTACCGTTATGCTCAACAGTGTGCACTCGCTGCGCGTGCAGTACGGCGACCTATTTCTTACCGCAGAAATTGCAATTACAGCCATATTCACCGTCGAATATATACTGCGTCTCATCTGCGCGCCGAATCGTTGGGCATATGCGACTAGCTTCTTCGGCATCGTTGATTTACTCTCCGTTCTGCCGACATATATCGGATTGATCTCCGCCGATGCACACTATCTAATGATCGTGCGAATTCTGCGCTTGATGCGCATTTTCCGTATTCTGAAACTGGCACGATTTTTGCACGAAGCTGAAACGTTGAAGCGTGCGCTTCAGCTAAGCCTGCCGAAAATTACTGTGTTTGCTGCAGCAATCGTCGCGATAGTCGTCATAGTCGGAGCGTTGATGTATGTCGTTGAAGGTGAAGAACACGGTTTCTCAAATATTCCAATCAGCATTTATTGGGCGATTGTCACACTCACCACGGTCGGCTACGGAGACATGTCACCCAAAACACCGCTCGGGCAGCTGCTTTCCTGCATAGTAATGATGCTCGGTTACGCGATAATCGCAGTACCGACCGGCATCGTCTCTGTACAATTGCACCAATCAGCAAACCCTGTCAGCACGTGCAAAAACTGTGGAGAGAAATCGCACGATCGTGATTCAGTATTTTGCAGAATGTGCGGCTTCAGCTTGCTAGCACCTGTTACGGTATCAGCCCCTAGCGCGAGTCAAGATGTGCACACCGCATCAAACACCCAGCGCGGCATCACAGACGCTACAGAGCAGCGCCCACAAGTGCCAGACAAACTCGAGCTAGAGACCGAGTTGAGTCTGTTCACACGCCGATTTACCGACAAATCCTAA